From one Flavobacterium kingsejongi genomic stretch:
- a CDS encoding DUF6985 domain-containing protein yields MEQHPFWNTIVEEWAGFSTERYFTIPHFTPNEIEVFLGSEFDEEGEEIEDFPSLEALDRYQATFTAFLGDIDVVVTDIKEKAFERYQRLYAHYYETESKSGQPPLGIDTPEKHFNAIRDLNYIRILDANSLMLEINYTLDNEHGLEIKITDNKVVALGGIGEL; encoded by the coding sequence ATGGAACAACATCCTTTTTGGAATACTATTGTCGAAGAATGGGCCGGATTTTCTACCGAACGCTATTTTACCATTCCGCATTTTACCCCCAATGAAATTGAGGTATTCCTCGGATCCGAATTCGATGAGGAGGGTGAAGAAATTGAAGACTTCCCAAGCCTGGAAGCCTTAGACCGCTACCAGGCTACATTCACTGCCTTTTTAGGAGATATTGACGTTGTCGTCACCGATATTAAAGAAAAAGCTTTTGAACGCTACCAACGGTTGTATGCCCACTATTATGAAACCGAATCCAAATCCGGGCAACCGCCTTTGGGGATTGACACACCCGAAAAACATTTCAACGCCATCCGCGACCTCAATTATATCCGGATACTCGATGCTAATTCCCTAATGTTGGAAATTAATTATACCCTGGATAACGAACATGGCCTCGAAATCAAAATCACCGATAACAAAGTAGTCGCCCTGGGTGGCATCGGCGAACTCTAA
- a CDS encoding SDR family NAD(P)-dependent oxidoreductase codes for MSTKKVWFITGASKGLGLSLVKKLLQEGHQLAATSRTAEALTAAVGTTSSDFLPLQVDLLSESSIATAVQETIATFGRVDVVVNNAGYGIGGTLEELENSEIMQSFEVNVFATMNVIRAIVPQLRSQRSGHIINIASIAGFAAATGWAVYAATKFAVVGLSEVLAEDLAEFGIHVTVVEPGAFRTNFLTPDSLSLPANPIADYTTVRASHARYLTMDGTQAGDPDKAATAFIELANLEQPPVRLFLGSDAYKRATQKVVLIQQGLEEWKTTSESTDF; via the coding sequence ATGAGCACTAAAAAAGTTTGGTTTATTACGGGAGCGTCCAAAGGACTGGGGCTTTCATTGGTTAAAAAACTACTGCAGGAAGGGCATCAGCTAGCTGCGACTTCGAGAACGGCTGAGGCACTTACTGCTGCGGTTGGGACGACTTCCTCTGATTTCCTCCCCTTACAGGTAGACTTGCTGAGTGAAAGCAGCATTGCTACTGCGGTACAAGAAACGATTGCTACTTTCGGCCGTGTGGATGTGGTGGTCAACAATGCCGGGTATGGTATTGGTGGAACCCTTGAAGAACTGGAAAACAGTGAGATTATGCAGAGTTTTGAAGTAAATGTATTTGCAACGATGAATGTCATCCGTGCGATCGTACCCCAGTTGCGCAGTCAGCGTTCGGGCCATATCATCAATATTGCTTCCATCGCCGGATTTGCCGCTGCTACCGGATGGGCCGTTTATGCCGCGACCAAATTTGCCGTAGTTGGACTCTCCGAAGTTCTGGCAGAAGACCTGGCGGAATTTGGCATTCATGTGACCGTTGTCGAGCCTGGTGCTTTCCGTACCAATTTCCTTACTCCCGACTCACTCAGCTTACCCGCCAACCCGATTGCGGACTATACAACTGTACGTGCCTCTCATGCCCGTTACCTGACCATGGACGGCACCCAGGCAGGAGATCCCGATAAAGCAGCAACCGCTTTTATCGAACTGGCCAATTTGGAGCAACCGCCCGTTCGCCTTTTTTTAGGCAGTGATGCTTATAAAAGAGCCACACAAAAAGTAGTCCTGATCCAACAGGGATTGGAAGAATGGAAAACTACCTCCGAATCTACCGATTTCTAA
- a CDS encoding TQO small subunit DoxD has product MSHTIDQHTAATSYSYAGMATLALRLVTGWTYFSAFWRRVVLENKLNPEEAGYVGEKFNHFLPNALGIKPIIEYLVSNPDALWWSMVGFTIVEGIVGLLFMLGLFTRLMSIGVFSLAMGILLGSGWLGTTCLDEWQIGILGIAAGFSLFLSGGGNYSLDHLFFSATQQAQKKWNWLTSGILPVHIRKLQVPVVAGSLLILFIALFTNQYFHGGVYGELHNKSVKPKVEVTEASITNSNLEFTVFRVEGADVYGSFLIGVHVEDESGNIIFEKDHKALSQVAPSAISNRYVAKVKPGKHSLILPLGAKATLTFPDTAFDTLPKGNYRLVLTDISGLEWEAKLVL; this is encoded by the coding sequence ATGTCGCATACTATCGATCAGCATACTGCTGCAACTTCCTATTCTTATGCCGGAATGGCTACACTCGCTTTACGCCTTGTTACAGGATGGACGTATTTCTCTGCCTTTTGGCGCCGCGTCGTATTAGAAAACAAACTGAACCCCGAAGAAGCGGGTTATGTGGGTGAAAAATTCAACCACTTCCTTCCGAATGCCCTGGGGATAAAACCCATCATCGAATACCTCGTCAGCAATCCGGATGCACTGTGGTGGTCTATGGTCGGCTTCACAATCGTGGAAGGGATTGTGGGGCTGCTGTTTATGCTGGGACTATTCACCCGCCTGATGAGTATTGGTGTATTCAGCCTTGCTATGGGAATCCTGCTCGGTAGCGGTTGGCTCGGTACCACCTGCCTGGATGAATGGCAGATTGGGATCCTGGGCATTGCAGCCGGATTTTCCCTGTTTCTTTCCGGGGGTGGCAACTATTCCCTGGACCACCTCTTCTTTTCCGCCACCCAACAGGCCCAAAAAAAATGGAACTGGCTTACTTCCGGGATATTGCCGGTACACATCAGGAAACTGCAGGTTCCGGTTGTAGCCGGATCACTCCTGATCCTTTTTATCGCGCTCTTTACCAACCAGTATTTTCACGGCGGCGTATATGGCGAACTGCACAATAAATCAGTTAAACCAAAAGTAGAAGTAACTGAGGCTTCGATTACCAATAGCAACCTGGAATTCACTGTTTTTAGGGTAGAAGGTGCTGACGTATACGGTTCTTTTTTAATCGGTGTCCACGTTGAAGATGAAAGCGGTAACATTATCTTCGAAAAGGATCATAAAGCACTCTCACAAGTTGCGCCATCAGCAATTAGTAATCGCTATGTCGCCAAAGTAAAACCGGGCAAACACAGCCTCATCCTGCCCTTGGGCGCAAAAGCCACGCTGACCTTCCCCGATACTGCTTTCGATACGCTCCCTAAAGGCAACTACCGCCTGGTGCTGACTGACATTAGTGGACTGGAATGGGAGGCTAAATTAGTATTGTAA